One part of the Solanum dulcamara chromosome 3, daSolDulc1.2, whole genome shotgun sequence genome encodes these proteins:
- the LOC129882456 gene encoding pentatricopeptide repeat-containing protein At2g38420, mitochondrial, with product MSIFRRFIPLHMKLHSSSHSFSSRSSVDNSFLRKRRKWPLSPYKTKWQETLTHQLAMQKLVESAANKSPKTHLLSILIDSFSAYQCNPTPNAYYFTLKTLTQNPSTWNQIPHILDHIRSVENFATPEYIFTCLIKFYGDSNMTHLAVEMFFTMPAFRCNPSVKSLNCLIWILCKNNYDLRIVLQVLVKSQFLNIWVEESTFKILIRALCRIGKANKAFDLLKLMVDSGFHLDGNICSLILSTMPEPKDCDGVEIWGVLEEMRKLGYSPKRVDLCNVIRFYVKNRKGMDALEVLNKMKMNGMVPDTVCYNLVLNGLILEGKYSNADELFDELLVLGLNPDIVTYNVYINGLCKQDKMVEALRMLGCMEDLGCKPEMNTYHTILEALCRSGMLSFAKEVLGQMKLKDLQLSSHIYGILINCMIRNGEVDEAYNLLHEMVVMGFVPQSITFDGLIHLLCQRGLFSEVIELLSIMVTKNVVPGIRSREALVQALASAKEERNVEVEVASRTKGTK from the coding sequence ATGTCAATCTTCAGACGATTTATCCCACTTCACATGAAGCTACACTCTTCTTCACATTCATTTTCATCTAGAAGCTCTGTGGACAATTCCTTTCTTCGTAAACGAAGAAAATGGCCACTTTCACCTTACAAAACCAAATGGCAAGAAACCTTAACTCATCAATTAGCTATGCAAAAATTGGTAGAATCAGCAGCTAACAAATCCCCTAAAACTCATCTTCTATCAATTCTTATTGACTCCTTTTCTGCCTACCAATGCAATCCGACTCCAAATGCATACTATTTTACCCTCAAAACTCTTACCCAGAACCCGTCCACATGGAATCAAATCCCTCATATTCTCGATCATATTCGTAGTGTTGAAAATTTTGCGACACCCGAATACATATTCACTTGTTTGATTAAGTTTTATGGGGATTCTAACATGACCCATTTGGCAGTTGAGATGTTTTTCACTATGCCAGCTTTTAGATGTAACCCAAGTGTGAAGTCTTTGAATTGTTTGATTTGGATACTTTGTAAGAACAATTATGATCTCAGAATTGTGCTCCAAGTTTTGGTTAAGAGTCAGTTTTTGAACATTTGGGTTGAAGAATCAACGTTTAAGATTTTGATTAGGGCTCTTTGTAGGATTGGAAAGGCAAATAAAGCTTTTGATTtattgaaattaatggtggataGTGGGTTTCATCTTGATGGAAACATTTGTTCTTTGATTTTATCTACAATGCCTGAACCAAAAGATTGTGATGGGGTTGAGATTTGGGGCGTTTTGGAAGAAATGAGGAAGTTAGGATATAGTCCAAAAAGGGTAGATTTATGCAATGTGATCAGGTTTTATGTGAAAAATAGAAAAGGGATGGATGCTTTGGAGGTATTGAATAAGATGAAAATGAATGGAATGGTGCCTGATACTGTATGTTATAATTTGGTTTTGAATGGATTGATTTTGGAAGGGAAGTATTCAAATGCAGATGAACTGTTTGATGAATTGCTTGTACTAGGCTTAAATCCCGACATTGTTACCTATAACGTATATATTAATGGCTTGTGTAAGCAGGATAAAATGGTCGAGGCATTAAGAATGCTTGGTTGTATGGAGGACTTGGGGTGTAAGCCTGAAATGAACACTTATCACACCATATTAGAGGCTTTGTGTAGGAGTGGGATGTTATCTTTTGCAAAAGAGGTTTTGGGGCAGATGAAATTAAAGGATTTGCAACTCAGTTCACATATTTATGGAATTCTAATTAACTGCATGATTAGAAATGGTGAAGTTGATGAAGCGTATAATCTGCTACATGAGATGGTTGTCATGGGGTTTGTTCCTCAGTCAATTACATTTGATGGATTGATTCATCTTTTGTGCCAGAGGGGTTTGTTCTCCGAGGTGATAGAATTGCTAAGCATAATGGTCACCAAGAACGTTGTCCCTGGAATTAGATCACGGGAAGCATTAGTTCAAGCATTAGCTTCTGCAAAAGAGGAAAGAAATGTAGAAGTAGAAGTTGCTTCCAGAACGAAGGGGACTAAATAG